A genome region from Sander vitreus isolate 19-12246 chromosome 21, sanVit1, whole genome shotgun sequence includes the following:
- the LOC144535892 gene encoding LIM and SH3 domain protein 1-like isoform X2, translated as MNPPCGRCNKPVYPTEKINCLDKYWHKGCFSCEVCKMALSMTTYKGFEKKPYCSMHYPKTSFTIVADTPENLRLKQQSMLNSQALYKEDFEKNKGKGFSVVVDTPEMQRVKKTQDQISNIKYHEDFEKSRIRSDAPPPENRQDYEEQPSNPERFSQPVGQMRPAAVAPPGGGKRYQAVYSYAAAEADEVSLQEGDLLLDVEPIDEGWMFGCNQRTGQRGMLPANYVRPV; from the exons ATGAATCCGCCCTGTGGAAGATGCAATAAGCCAGTTTATCCcacagaaaaaataaattgccTTGATAAG TATTGGCACAAAGGTTGTTTCAGCTGCGAGGTATGCAAGATGGCCCTGAGCATGACGACCTACAAAGGGTTTGAGAAGAAGCCTTACTGCAGTAT GCATTACCCCAAAACCTCCTTCACCATAGTGGCCGACACCCCCGAGAATCTGCGTCTCAAACAACAGAGCATGCTCAACAGCCAG GCTCTTTACAAGGAGGACTTTGAAAAGAACAAGGGGAAAGGTTTCAGCGTGGTGGTCGACACTCCGGAGATGCAAAGAGTGAAGAAGACGCAAGACCAGATCAGTAAC ATAAAGTACCACGAAGATTTTGAGAAGAGCAGGATTCGAAGTGACGCACCTCCTCCTGAGAACAGACAGG aCTATGAGGAACAACCATCCAACCCTGAGAGATTCAGTCAGCCGGTCGGGCAGATGCGTCCTGCTGCTGTAGCACCACCTGGTGGAGGG AAACGTTACCAGGCCGTGTACAGCTATGCGGCAGCAGAGGCAGATGAAGTTTCTCTGCAGGAAGGCGATCTGCTCTTAGACGTGGAGCCGATAGATGAAGGGTGGATGTTCGGATGCAATCAGCGCACGGGGCAGCGGGGCATGCTCCCTGCCAACTACGTCCGACCCGTGTGA
- the LOC144535892 gene encoding LIM zinc-binding domain-containing Nebulette-like isoform X1: MNPPCGRCNKPVYPTEKINCLDKYWHKGCFSCEVCKMALSMTTYKGFEKKPYCSMHYPKTSFTIVADTPENLRLKQQSMLNSQALYKEDFEKNKGKGFSVVVDTPEMQRVKKTQDQISHALYKEDFEKNKGKGFSVVVDTPEMQRVKKTQDQISNIKYHEDFEKSRIRSDAPPPENRQDYEEQPSNPERFSQPVGQMRPAAVAPPGGGKRYQAVYSYAAAEADEVSLQEGDLLLDVEPIDEGWMFGCNQRTGQRGMLPANYVRPV, from the exons ATGAATCCGCCCTGTGGAAGATGCAATAAGCCAGTTTATCCcacagaaaaaataaattgccTTGATAAG TATTGGCACAAAGGTTGTTTCAGCTGCGAGGTATGCAAGATGGCCCTGAGCATGACGACCTACAAAGGGTTTGAGAAGAAGCCTTACTGCAGTAT GCATTACCCCAAAACCTCCTTCACCATAGTGGCCGACACCCCCGAGAATCTGCGTCTCAAACAACAGAGCATGCTCAACAGCCAG GCGCTCTATAAGGAGGACTTTGAAAAGAACAAGGGGAAAGGTTTCAGCGTGGTGGTCGACACTCCGGAGATGCAGAGAGTGAAGAAGACACAAGACCAGATCAGTCAC GCTCTTTACAAGGAGGACTTTGAAAAGAACAAGGGGAAAGGTTTCAGCGTGGTGGTCGACACTCCGGAGATGCAAAGAGTGAAGAAGACGCAAGACCAGATCAGTAAC ATAAAGTACCACGAAGATTTTGAGAAGAGCAGGATTCGAAGTGACGCACCTCCTCCTGAGAACAGACAGG aCTATGAGGAACAACCATCCAACCCTGAGAGATTCAGTCAGCCGGTCGGGCAGATGCGTCCTGCTGCTGTAGCACCACCTGGTGGAGGG AAACGTTACCAGGCCGTGTACAGCTATGCGGCAGCAGAGGCAGATGAAGTTTCTCTGCAGGAAGGCGATCTGCTCTTAGACGTGGAGCCGATAGATGAAGGGTGGATGTTCGGATGCAATCAGCGCACGGGGCAGCGGGGCATGCTCCCTGCCAACTACGTCCGACCCGTGTGA